Proteins encoded in a region of the Anoxybacillus amylolyticus genome:
- the safA gene encoding SafA/ExsA family spore coat assembly protein, which translates to MLAISVPFHAHGQGTTTYVVQPGDSLWKIAVRYQVGLSEIIAANPQFSNPHLIYPGQKVYVPVLDAVKQVENEVVRLTNVQRAKYGLPPLQADWQLARVARYKSMDMRDKNYFSHQSPTYGSPFTMMRNFGISYRTAGENIAAGQQTPQEVVTAWMNSPGHRANILNKSFTHIGVGYAKGGSYGHYWTQMFIGK; encoded by the coding sequence TGGCAATCAGTGTTCCATTCCATGCACATGGGCAAGGAACGACGACGTACGTCGTGCAACCAGGAGATAGTTTATGGAAAATTGCAGTTCGCTATCAAGTCGGGCTTTCGGAAATTATTGCAGCAAATCCGCAATTTTCTAATCCGCATCTCATTTACCCAGGACAAAAAGTATATGTACCAGTATTAGATGCGGTCAAACAAGTGGAAAATGAAGTGGTGCGCCTAACGAATGTGCAGCGTGCGAAATACGGTTTGCCGCCATTGCAGGCTGATTGGCAATTGGCGCGAGTGGCACGGTATAAATCGATGGATATGCGCGACAAAAACTATTTTTCCCATCAGTCACCGACGTACGGGTCGCCATTTACCATGATGCGAAATTTTGGAATTAGCTATCGTACAGCAGGGGAAAATATTGCTGCCGGTCAACAAACGCCGCAAGAAGTGGTTACTGCGTGGATGAACAGCCCTGGCCATCGGGCGAATATTTTAAATAAGTCGTTCACTCATATCGGTGTCGGATATGCGAAAGGTGGTTCGTATGGGCATTATTGGACGCAAATGTTTATTGGAAAATAG
- a CDS encoding CBS domain-containing protein has protein sequence MKTVREVMTTNVDYCTPLDNVFEAAIKMRDLNVGAIPVVEEGRLIGLITDRDLVVRGIAEKRPNSSPVTEVMTRDVITVLPDISVEEAAEQMAEHQIRRLPVVDNGHLVGIVSLGDLATYRYSDESAGRALSSISEQTFLH, from the coding sequence ATGAAAACGGTACGCGAAGTCATGACAACGAATGTGGATTATTGCACACCGCTTGACAATGTGTTTGAAGCAGCAATAAAAATGCGTGATTTAAATGTTGGAGCAATTCCGGTAGTCGAGGAGGGACGGCTAATTGGGTTGATTACCGACCGTGATTTAGTCGTGCGTGGAATTGCGGAAAAACGCCCTAATTCGAGCCCAGTAACAGAAGTGATGACAAGGGACGTGATTACAGTATTACCCGACATATCAGTGGAAGAAGCGGCGGAACAAATGGCGGAACATCAAATTCGCCGTCTACCAGTTGTAGACAATGGCCACCTCGTCGGCATTGTATCGCTTGGTGATTTAGCGACATATCGCTACTCGGATGAAAGCGCTGGGCGTGCACTGAGTTCCATTTCTGAGCAAACGTTTCTTCACTAA
- a CDS encoding CAP domain-containing protein → MKWFFLFFLLLIGLFYFLPNQIPTSSPPQLVKEQKMVKMKVMDTTGIKSFIGKTEEEVMKRFGQPTRIDDSSYDYKWWVYNKTPNTYLQIGMLNGRSVTAFIGGEQVGVSPFRIGQPIQELYRLISFPATIEVVLPAGTYRFELSEQDVSMQPVIKMDGVYVQLYVDHFTGTITGIRIMDAETFVKLRPYELMYRGLLLSAQPLTLEQQKKVEEANANQIFDMTNVIRTRYHVPLLYWHKKAAEVAYAHSKEMSDLHYFSHVSPQHGDLKARLLSAHIPFQIAGENIAAQYVDGIAAVAGWLNSKSHRDTLLNKEFTHLGVGVASLYYTQDFLKPWQLSDK, encoded by the coding sequence GTGAAATGGTTTTTTCTGTTTTTTCTTTTACTTATTGGCTTGTTTTATTTTTTACCTAATCAAATTCCCACATCCAGTCCTCCGCAGCTAGTAAAAGAACAAAAGATGGTTAAAATGAAAGTGATGGATACAACGGGTATTAAGTCATTCATTGGAAAAACAGAAGAGGAAGTAATGAAGCGCTTCGGACAACCAACGCGTATTGATGACTCTAGTTATGATTATAAATGGTGGGTGTACAACAAAACGCCAAATACATATTTACAAATTGGGATGCTTAACGGGCGATCGGTTACGGCATTTATTGGTGGAGAGCAAGTTGGTGTTTCTCCGTTTCGCATTGGTCAGCCCATTCAAGAATTGTATCGACTTATTTCGTTTCCTGCAACGATTGAGGTGGTGCTACCTGCAGGGACGTATCGGTTTGAATTGTCTGAACAGGATGTTTCTATGCAGCCGGTGATTAAAATGGATGGGGTATACGTGCAACTTTACGTTGACCACTTTACAGGAACGATTACAGGAATTCGAATAATGGATGCAGAAACGTTTGTGAAGCTACGCCCGTATGAATTAATGTATCGTGGCTTGCTCCTATCTGCACAACCGTTAACCCTTGAGCAACAAAAAAAAGTAGAAGAGGCGAATGCAAACCAAATTTTTGATATGACAAACGTTATACGCACTCGCTATCACGTCCCGTTATTATATTGGCATAAAAAAGCGGCGGAAGTAGCTTATGCACATAGCAAAGAGATGAGCGATCTCCATTATTTTTCTCACGTCTCCCCACAACATGGAGACTTAAAAGCGCGGCTCCTATCTGCGCACATTCCATTCCAAATCGCAGGGGAAAACATTGCGGCGCAATATGTGGATGGCATTGCTGCAGTAGCCGGGTGGCTAAATAGCAAAAGTCATCGTGACACATTGCTAAACAAAGAGTTCACTCATCTTGGGGTAGGTGTTGCTTCTCTATATTATACGCAAGATTTTTTGAAGCCGTGGCAACTGTCTGATAAGTAG
- the ylbD gene encoding YlbD family protein produces MEKHLHPSVEQFKQFVKKHPKIIQEVRKGKKTWKQFYEDWYLFGEEDEIWNEYRDGEKKQETDGATLINKVLSVVKNIDPNEMQKHIATVQEAIAAIQNVIGQLQGMKQSENVSREQHPFSFRKD; encoded by the coding sequence ATGGAGAAACATCTACATCCTTCTGTCGAGCAGTTTAAACAATTTGTGAAAAAACATCCGAAAATCATTCAAGAAGTGCGCAAAGGAAAGAAAACGTGGAAACAATTTTATGAAGATTGGTATTTATTTGGCGAGGAAGATGAAATATGGAATGAGTATAGAGATGGGGAAAAAAAGCAAGAAACAGACGGCGCTACATTGATTAATAAAGTTTTATCCGTGGTAAAAAACATCGATCCAAACGAAATGCAAAAACATATCGCTACCGTTCAAGAAGCGATTGCAGCCATTCAAAACGTCATCGGTCAACTTCAAGGCATGAAACAATCAGAAAATGTTTCGCGCGAACAACATCCGTTTTCCTTTCGAAAAGATTAG
- a CDS encoding YlbE-like family protein — MRTEVMDYIRAKKMLQSFIREQPRWYRTLAREPQKLADFERAARHYYEQTIPQKVEKIANSLEMASLMWNMFRAMRD, encoded by the coding sequence ATGCGAACAGAAGTAATGGACTATATTCGAGCAAAAAAAATGTTGCAATCATTTATTCGGGAACAACCACGATGGTATCGGACGCTTGCGCGCGAACCGCAGAAATTAGCCGATTTTGAGCGGGCGGCTCGTCATTATTATGAACAAACGATTCCGCAAAAAGTAGAAAAAATCGCTAATTCTTTGGAAATGGCATCACTGATGTGGAATATGTTTCGGGCGATGCGCGATTAA
- a CDS encoding YlbF family regulator translates to MIVATLERLEVLNKAEWLGRMIVKSEVAEHYRHCLQRLKEDESAQKLIAQFIKAKECYEEVQRFGKYHPDYHTVVKETRELKRQLDFHETIAAFKKAEKEMQQLLDEISVLIGKAVSEQIKVPTGNPYFSSLSCSSGCGTGGSCGCRT, encoded by the coding sequence GTGATTGTTGCCACACTCGAACGGCTCGAGGTGTTAAACAAAGCCGAATGGTTAGGAAGAATGATTGTGAAGTCCGAAGTGGCTGAGCATTATCGACATTGCTTACAGCGGTTAAAAGAAGACGAGAGCGCACAAAAGCTAATTGCACAGTTTATAAAAGCAAAAGAATGTTACGAAGAAGTACAGCGTTTTGGAAAATATCATCCAGATTATCATACAGTTGTAAAAGAAACGCGAGAATTAAAGCGACAGCTCGACTTTCATGAAACGATCGCAGCGTTTAAGAAAGCGGAAAAAGAAATGCAACAGTTATTGGATGAAATTAGTGTACTCATTGGCAAAGCGGTATCTGAGCAAATAAAGGTACCGACAGGAAACCCGTATTTTTCGTCGCTTAGTTGTTCTAGCGGGTGTGGGACAGGGGGAAGTTGCGGGTGTCGAACGTAA
- a CDS encoding YlbG family protein: MFPKRQGMIVWLYSLKHSKHLRKFGNIHYVSKRLKYVVLYCNMDDIDYLMRKIASLPFVKKVEPSYRPFLKMDFESKEEKEKEAKYFLFE, from the coding sequence ATGTTTCCGAAGCGTCAAGGGATGATCGTTTGGTTATATTCATTAAAACATAGTAAACATTTACGCAAATTTGGCAATATTCATTATGTATCCAAACGGCTGAAATATGTCGTCCTTTATTGCAATATGGACGATATCGATTATTTGATGCGAAAAATTGCTTCTTTGCCGTTTGTGAAAAAAGTAGAACCTTCTTATCGTCCATTTTTAAAAATGGATTTTGAATCGAAAGAAGAGAAAGAAAAAGAGGCAAAATATTTTTTGTTTGAATAA
- a CDS encoding DUF7147 family protein, with protein sequence MIQRFIELGEGYSDIYELLELARANRHRLSGLFALHTVKNGQAVTSCVVVLHPTDPGDFQPLYICREGIPNPYVKPNKRFELFTQLANELGMEIIHMEVKPSTFFAEIDLYYQHLIGIMRMNRFILPLQ encoded by the coding sequence ATGATTCAACGGTTTATCGAACTAGGAGAAGGATATTCGGATATTTATGAGCTGTTAGAATTGGCAAGAGCGAATCGACATCGCCTATCGGGACTATTTGCTCTCCATACGGTCAAAAATGGGCAAGCTGTCACTTCTTGTGTCGTTGTTCTTCATCCGACAGATCCCGGAGATTTTCAACCGTTATATATCTGCCGTGAAGGTATTCCAAATCCTTACGTAAAACCAAACAAGCGGTTTGAGTTGTTCACTCAACTAGCAAACGAACTAGGAATGGAAATTATTCACATGGAAGTAAAACCATCCACTTTTTTTGCCGAAATTGACTTATACTATCAGCATTTAATCGGCATCATGCGCATGAACCGATTTATCCTGCCATTACAATAA
- the rsmD gene encoding 16S rRNA (guanine(966)-N(2))-methyltransferase RsmD, with protein sequence MRVISGICKGRPLQAVPGMSTRPTTDKVKEAMFNMVGPYFSEGLALDLFAGSGGLGIEALSRGMERAIFVDYDGKAVQTIRKNIASCGLTERAEIYRNDAERALKAIAKRKLKFHLIFLDPPYKKQKLEALLSFIDEHRLLAQTGYIVAEHSHDVQLPRQIGQLMKVKHEVYGITAVSIYACAEKGEF encoded by the coding sequence ATGAGAGTCATTTCAGGAATTTGCAAAGGGAGACCGTTGCAAGCCGTTCCGGGAATGTCCACACGACCAACGACGGATAAAGTAAAAGAAGCGATGTTTAATATGGTTGGTCCGTATTTTTCGGAAGGGCTTGCACTCGATTTATTTGCAGGAAGCGGTGGCTTAGGCATTGAAGCGTTAAGCCGTGGGATGGAGCGAGCGATTTTTGTCGATTACGATGGGAAAGCAGTGCAAACGATTCGGAAAAACATTGCATCGTGTGGATTAACGGAACGGGCGGAAATTTACCGAAACGATGCGGAACGTGCCTTAAAAGCGATTGCAAAGCGAAAGCTAAAGTTTCATCTTATTTTTCTCGACCCGCCGTATAAAAAACAGAAGTTGGAAGCGCTTCTTTCGTTTATTGACGAACATCGGCTGCTTGCTCAAACGGGGTATATCGTTGCCGAACATTCTCATGATGTGCAACTGCCTAGGCAAATCGGTCAGTTAATGAAAGTAAAGCATGAAGTTTACGGAATTACTGCGGTTTCTATTTATGCCTGTGCGGAGAAAGGGGAATTTTAA
- the coaD gene encoding pantetheine-phosphate adenylyltransferase, producing the protein MASIAVCPGSFDPVTYGHLDIIRRGAKVFDQVYVAVLKNSSKKPLFSVEERMELLKEVVKPFPNVVVESFNGLLVDYARSKKATTILRGLRAVSDFEYEMQITSMNRVLDENIETFFMMTNSQYAFLSSSIVKEVAKYNGNISDLVPPIVEEALRKKFSLHTEKE; encoded by the coding sequence ATGGCGAGCATTGCGGTTTGTCCGGGAAGCTTTGACCCGGTTACATACGGACATTTAGATATCATTCGTCGCGGAGCAAAAGTGTTTGATCAAGTATATGTGGCGGTGTTAAAGAATTCATCGAAAAAACCGTTGTTTTCCGTCGAAGAGCGAATGGAGCTGTTAAAAGAAGTCGTGAAGCCGTTTCCAAACGTCGTTGTAGAATCGTTTAACGGGCTTTTGGTCGATTATGCACGCAGTAAAAAGGCTACCACTATTTTACGAGGCTTGCGTGCCGTATCTGATTTTGAATACGAGATGCAAATTACATCAATGAACCGCGTATTAGATGAAAATATCGAAACGTTTTTTATGATGACAAATAGCCAGTACGCTTTTTTAAGCTCGAGCATTGTTAAAGAAGTGGCGAAGTATAATGGAAACATTTCCGACCTTGTTCCACCGATTGTTGAAGAGGCACTCCGCAAAAAGTTTTCGCTTCACACCGAAAAAGAGTAA
- the ylbJ gene encoding sporulation integral membrane protein YlbJ — MRDKWNTIVLAAVVTIFALSLIRYPQQSLEASIRGLNMWWEVVFPSLLPFFIVSELLIGVGVVRLLGVLLEPLMRPLFNVPGVGGFVWAMGMASGYPSGAKLTARLYQEKQLSLIEAERLSTFTNSSNPLFIFGAVSIGFFHNPHLGIIFALSHYIGNVLVGIMMRFHRTREEKKRPQTKPYTFSVRSAFHALHETRLKNRQPLGKLLGDAIRSSVQTLLMIGGFIILFSVINKLLYLIHATQYIAQLLQHAFSLFQLPKELGIPFISGIFEITLGSQMISEVNEASLLQKAVVTSFILSFGGFSVQAQVASILSEANIRFRPFFVARILHGMFSAFFTYVLWAPLYVRTHPVNETKGAVPTFLVKQAPLWLHECFQLLSKYGPLVTLLSLCVYIMLLNKKAVWKK; from the coding sequence ATGAGGGACAAATGGAACACGATTGTGTTAGCAGCTGTTGTCACCATCTTTGCTTTGTCACTCATCCGCTATCCACAACAATCACTAGAAGCATCCATTCGCGGCTTAAATATGTGGTGGGAAGTTGTATTCCCCTCGCTATTGCCGTTTTTTATCGTTTCTGAGCTATTAATTGGGGTCGGGGTTGTTCGGTTGCTCGGTGTATTATTAGAACCGCTCATGCGTCCACTATTTAACGTGCCGGGTGTCGGAGGATTCGTCTGGGCGATGGGAATGGCTTCTGGATACCCGTCAGGAGCAAAGCTAACCGCTCGCCTTTATCAAGAAAAGCAGCTTTCGCTCATTGAAGCCGAGCGACTTTCTACATTCACGAACTCATCGAACCCGTTATTTATTTTCGGGGCGGTATCCATTGGATTTTTTCATAACCCACACCTTGGAATAATTTTTGCCCTCTCCCACTACATCGGAAATGTGCTTGTCGGGATCATGATGCGCTTTCACCGAACAAGAGAAGAAAAAAAACGCCCGCAAACAAAACCGTATACGTTTTCCGTTCGTTCTGCATTTCACGCCTTGCACGAAACTCGACTAAAAAATAGGCAGCCGCTCGGAAAACTGCTTGGAGATGCTATTCGCTCTTCTGTGCAAACATTGTTGATGATCGGTGGGTTTATTATTCTCTTCTCTGTTATTAATAAACTACTATATCTCATTCACGCAACACAATATATCGCGCAACTACTTCAACACGCTTTTTCTTTGTTCCAATTGCCCAAAGAACTAGGTATTCCGTTCATTTCTGGAATTTTCGAAATTACGCTCGGCAGCCAAATGATTAGCGAAGTAAACGAAGCAAGCTTGTTGCAAAAAGCAGTTGTCACAAGTTTCATTCTTTCATTCGGCGGCTTTTCTGTGCAAGCGCAAGTCGCTAGCATTCTTTCAGAAGCAAACATCCGGTTCCGTCCGTTTTTTGTCGCCCGCATTCTTCACGGTATGTTTTCCGCTTTTTTTACATATGTGTTATGGGCGCCGCTTTACGTCCGCACACATCCGGTGAATGAAACAAAAGGAGCTGTTCCAACATTTTTAGTCAAACAAGCCCCTCTTTGGCTCCATGAGTGCTTTCAGTTGCTTAGTAAATACGGTCCGTTAGTCACATTGCTGTCGCTTTGTGTATATATAATGCTTCTGAACAAAAAGGCGGTCTGGAAAAAATAA
- a CDS encoding patatin-like phospholipase family protein, whose amino-acid sequence MRPKIGLALGSGGARGFAHLGVIKILEEEGIPIDYIAGSSMGALVAAFYASGLGIDRLYKLAKAFRRNDFIDLTIPKMGFVSGNKIKEFIRLVTKGKQIEDLVIPVAIVATDIQKGEKVVFRHGDLATAVRASISIPGIFVPEVVNGRMLIDGGVIDRIPVSVVREMGADLVIAVDVSHVKAAGNIVSIFDIILQSIDILQDELVRHREYVSDVMIRPHVEQYSSRAFTHTEEIIKIGEEEARKQMSVIHHVIQQWKEQHA is encoded by the coding sequence GTGAGACCAAAAATTGGTTTGGCACTAGGTTCTGGGGGAGCAAGAGGTTTTGCTCATTTAGGAGTGATTAAAATATTAGAAGAAGAAGGAATACCGATTGATTATATTGCTGGAAGCAGCATGGGGGCGCTCGTTGCAGCGTTCTATGCAAGCGGATTAGGTATAGACCGGCTGTACAAACTGGCAAAAGCGTTTCGCCGAAATGATTTTATTGATTTAACGATTCCAAAAATGGGATTTGTTTCTGGTAACAAAATTAAAGAGTTTATTCGTCTTGTCACAAAAGGGAAACAAATCGAAGACCTAGTCATCCCGGTTGCGATTGTAGCGACCGATATTCAAAAAGGAGAAAAAGTTGTTTTTCGTCATGGCGATTTGGCGACAGCTGTGCGTGCAAGCATTTCTATCCCTGGGATTTTCGTTCCAGAAGTGGTGAACGGGCGAATGCTCATAGATGGTGGTGTTATTGATCGCATTCCCGTTTCGGTCGTGCGGGAAATGGGAGCGGATCTTGTCATTGCGGTCGATGTGTCGCACGTAAAAGCTGCCGGGAATATTGTTTCTATTTTTGATATTATTTTACAAAGTATTGATATTTTACAAGATGAGCTCGTTCGCCATCGCGAATACGTTTCCGATGTCATGATTCGCCCACATGTCGAACAATACAGTTCACGAGCATTTACACATACGGAAGAAATTATTAAGATAGGGGAAGAAGAAGCGCGGAAACAAATGAGTGTGATCCATCATGTTATTCAACAATGGAAGGAGCAGCATGCATGA
- a CDS encoding SepM family pheromone-processing serine protease, whose product MKKRAYVITFLFGVMASLLVVFIQLPYYVTMPGTAQALEPLVHVENGDKDKGSLMLTTVRMGRANIAAYVLSHIRPYYELYPLQAIKQEGETDEDYTIRQLQLMEQSKEAAIIVAYQHAHKQVTYHPRGVYVMSVVKGMPAARVLQVGDRIIRIDGKPVSTSEQLIEYVRQKKKGDRVTVTWKRDGKEQMATLELAPFPQAPKQVGLGLSPMTDYDVETDPPVQIDSEKIGGPSAGLMFSLEIYNQLVEEDITKGYKIAGTGTINMNGEVGPIGGISQKVVAAAEAGADVFFAPNEKGAKDSNYREAVKTAKKIGTTMKIVPVDTFDEALRYLYTLH is encoded by the coding sequence ATGAAAAAACGAGCGTATGTGATAACGTTTTTGTTTGGAGTTATGGCGAGTTTGCTCGTTGTGTTTATCCAGCTACCGTATTATGTGACGATGCCAGGAACAGCACAAGCGCTAGAACCGCTTGTTCATGTCGAAAATGGGGATAAAGATAAAGGAAGCCTCATGTTAACAACAGTAAGAATGGGTCGAGCAAACATTGCAGCTTATGTGCTTTCCCATATTCGTCCGTATTACGAGCTTTATCCGTTGCAGGCGATTAAGCAAGAAGGAGAGACAGACGAGGACTATACGATTCGGCAATTGCAACTGATGGAACAATCGAAAGAAGCAGCGATTATTGTGGCGTACCAACACGCCCATAAACAGGTCACTTACCATCCACGCGGTGTATATGTGATGAGCGTTGTAAAAGGCATGCCGGCAGCACGTGTATTGCAAGTAGGAGACCGAATTATTCGAATCGATGGAAAACCAGTGAGCACTTCTGAGCAGTTGATTGAATACGTTCGCCAAAAGAAAAAAGGAGATCGCGTTACCGTAACGTGGAAACGGGACGGAAAAGAACAGATGGCAACGCTTGAGCTTGCACCATTTCCGCAAGCTCCAAAGCAAGTTGGCCTAGGTCTTTCACCGATGACAGATTATGACGTCGAAACAGATCCACCAGTACAAATTGATTCCGAAAAAATTGGCGGTCCGTCTGCTGGGCTTATGTTTTCACTAGAAATTTATAACCAGCTAGTAGAAGAAGATATTACAAAAGGCTATAAAATCGCTGGAACTGGGACGATTAACATGAACGGGGAAGTTGGTCCGATTGGTGGAATTTCACAGAAAGTGGTTGCTGCCGCTGAAGCAGGGGCAGACGTTTTCTTTGCCCCAAATGAAAAAGGAGCGAAAGACTCTAATTATCGTGAAGCGGTAAAAACGGCAAAAAAAATCGGAACAACGATGAAAATTGTTCCGGTCGACACGTTCGACGAGGCGCTTCGTTATTTGTATACATTGCATTAA
- a CDS encoding nucleotidyltransferase, with the protein MKAVGIVVEYNPFHNGHLYHLEQTKQKTGADCVIAVMSGNFLQRGEPAIVSKWARTAMALSAGVDIVIELPYVFAVQSAERFASGAVTLLDAIKCSELCFGSEHGEIAPFLQTVYALQKRKNEYDTSIRQAIKKGLSYPQALSEAWKQLRIDGIDLTKPNNILGFSYVKAIVEQQRAIVPQTIPRIASGYHEESFTHSSIASATSVRKALSGSLEKLETIAPYVPSYTKEALANYCSTYGTFHEWERYFSLLKYRLLTAERSELEQIASIEEGIEYRLIEAIAEANTFSEFLHAVKTKRYTWTRLQRACTHLLTNFLKQANGIETPTYIRLLGMNENGKRYLKKVKKTLSLPLVTTVSQLRDDYIYAQEKKAVAAYTAIFPEPLRTKAIKEEYATPPLYWRTC; encoded by the coding sequence ATGAAAGCGGTCGGAATTGTTGTAGAATACAACCCGTTTCATAACGGGCATTTATATCATTTAGAACAAACAAAGCAAAAAACAGGCGCTGATTGTGTTATCGCGGTGATGAGCGGCAACTTTTTACAGAGAGGAGAACCAGCCATCGTATCGAAATGGGCACGTACGGCGATGGCATTATCGGCAGGGGTAGATATCGTCATCGAGCTCCCTTACGTGTTTGCTGTGCAGTCCGCTGAACGATTTGCGAGCGGGGCGGTTACACTCCTTGACGCAATAAAATGTAGCGAGCTTTGCTTCGGAAGCGAGCACGGGGAAATCGCTCCATTTCTCCAAACCGTTTATGCGTTACAAAAGCGAAAAAATGAGTATGACACTTCCATTCGCCAAGCGATAAAAAAAGGACTAAGTTATCCACAAGCGTTAAGCGAAGCATGGAAACAGCTTCGTATCGACGGTATTGATTTAACAAAACCAAATAACATTCTTGGCTTTTCCTATGTGAAGGCGATCGTTGAACAACAGCGCGCAATCGTTCCACAAACGATTCCGCGCATCGCTTCAGGCTATCATGAAGAATCGTTTACCCATTCGTCGATCGCTAGTGCAACAAGCGTTCGAAAAGCGCTTAGCGGTTCATTAGAAAAACTTGAAACGATTGCGCCATACGTTCCCTCCTATACAAAAGAGGCGTTAGCTAATTACTGCTCCACCTATGGTACGTTCCATGAGTGGGAACGATATTTTTCGCTGCTCAAATACCGCCTGCTGACCGCTGAGCGAAGCGAATTAGAGCAAATCGCTTCCATCGAGGAAGGGATCGAATATCGCCTCATCGAAGCGATTGCAGAAGCGAACACGTTTTCCGAATTTCTTCATGCCGTCAAAACGAAACGATACACTTGGACAAGGCTACAACGGGCGTGCACTCATTTGTTAACGAATTTCCTAAAACAAGCAAATGGCATCGAGACGCCGACATACATTCGCCTGCTTGGCATGAATGAAAACGGCAAGCGTTATCTGAAAAAAGTGAAAAAAACGCTCTCCTTGCCGCTTGTCACCACCGTTTCTCAACTTCGCGATGATTATATATATGCACAAGAAAAAAAAGCGGTCGCCGCCTACACCGCCATTTTTCCGGAACCGCTTCGCACAAAAGCAATCAAAGAAGAGTACGCTACCCCACCACTTTATTGGCGAACCTGTTAG
- a CDS encoding YceD family protein, translating into MKWSIHQLHQLQAKGLAIEETVDVSDLKQIDKLIRDISPIHVEGRADISATKFTFHLTIEGTMVLPCSRTLVDVSYPFTIQTTETFFLNDYDVDPDEDTHLVQGDSIDLLPIVKELVLLEIPMQVFAEQPAEGGAPQAGVGWEVITEEQLKEKIDPRLAGLAKFFEQKEE; encoded by the coding sequence ATGAAATGGTCGATTCATCAGCTTCATCAGTTGCAGGCAAAGGGGCTGGCAATTGAAGAAACTGTCGATGTGTCTGACTTAAAACAAATCGACAAACTCATTCGCGATATTTCCCCTATCCATGTTGAAGGAAGGGCAGATATTAGCGCGACGAAATTCACGTTTCATTTAACGATTGAAGGGACGATGGTCTTGCCTTGTTCCCGGACGTTAGTGGATGTTTCTTATCCGTTTACGATTCAAACGACGGAGACGTTTTTTTTAAACGACTATGATGTGGATCCAGACGAAGATACGCATCTTGTGCAAGGAGACTCGATTGACTTATTGCCGATTGTCAAAGAACTTGTGCTGCTAGAAATTCCGATGCAAGTATTTGCGGAACAACCGGCTGAAGGCGGTGCGCCACAAGCAGGAGTCGGTTGGGAAGTTATTACGGAGGAGCAGCTGAAAGAAAAAATCGATCCTCGTCTGGCTGGATTAGCGAAGTTTTTTGAACAAAAAGAGGAATAA
- the rpmF gene encoding 50S ribosomal protein L32, which translates to MAVPFRRTSKTKKRMRRTHFKLQVPGMVECPNCGEMKLAHRVCKACGTYKGKDVVNK; encoded by the coding sequence ATGGCTGTACCTTTTAGAAGAACATCAAAAACGAAAAAAAGAATGCGTCGCACACACTTCAAATTGCAAGTTCCTGGCATGGTAGAATGCCCAAATTGCGGTGAAATGAAATTAGCTCACCGCGTATGCAAAGCTTGCGGAACTTACAAAGGAAAAGACGTTGTGAACAAATAA